A section of the Clostridium omnivorum genome encodes:
- a CDS encoding inorganic phosphate transporter, giving the protein MLSYAVIITIVVVILALVFDFINGFHDTANAIATSVSTRVLTPQAAILMSAVLNFVGAFLSTEVAKTIGSGIVAPQSVTQEVVISALIGAIIWNLITWYFGIPSSSSHALIGGLIGSAMVYEVTMTAKQAGGISIMKAFSIVNWHNFWDKVVLWLFLSPVIGFIVGFLVMVALQWLLRSVRPKTVTKVFSKAQIASAAAMALNHGMNDAQKSMGIIAMALTTGGLIQSFYIPTWVKFSCALAMALGTSIGGWKIIKTMGMNMARLAPVNGFAAETGAAAVIFTASMMHAPVSTTHIISTSIMGVGASKRLSSVRWIVAKNIVWAWVFTIPVTALIGGIVTFLIHAF; this is encoded by the coding sequence ATGCTTAGTTATGCAGTAATTATAACAATAGTTGTTGTTATATTGGCATTAGTATTCGATTTTATTAATGGTTTCCATGATACTGCTAATGCTATAGCTACATCAGTTTCTACAAGAGTTCTAACACCACAAGCTGCTATACTTATGTCTGCTGTGTTAAACTTTGTAGGTGCATTTTTAAGTACAGAAGTTGCTAAAACAATAGGTAGCGGAATTGTGGCTCCACAATCTGTTACTCAAGAAGTTGTAATTTCAGCACTTATTGGAGCAATCATTTGGAATCTTATTACGTGGTACTTTGGTATTCCTAGTAGCTCATCACATGCTCTTATAGGCGGCCTTATAGGTTCAGCTATGGTTTATGAGGTGACAATGACTGCTAAGCAAGCAGGCGGAATTTCCATTATGAAAGCATTTTCAATAGTAAATTGGCATAACTTTTGGGATAAAGTAGTACTATGGCTTTTCCTTTCACCAGTAATAGGCTTTATAGTAGGATTTTTAGTTATGGTAGCTCTTCAGTGGCTATTAAGAAGTGTAAGACCAAAAACTGTTACAAAGGTTTTTTCAAAGGCTCAGATTGCTTCTGCAGCTGCTATGGCATTAAACCATGGTATGAATGATGCTCAAAAATCTATGGGTATAATTGCAATGGCACTTACAACAGGGGGACTTATTCAATCCTTTTATATACCTACCTGGGTTAAATTCTCCTGTGCACTAGCAATGGCTTTAGGTACATCAATAGGTGGTTGGAAGATTATAAAGACTATGGGTATGAACATGGCAAGACTTGCACCGGTTAATGGTTTTGCAGCTGAGACAGGTGCAGCAGCTGTAATATTTACTGCATCCATGATGCATGCTCCAGTAAGTACTACACATATAATTTCTACTTCCATCATGGGAGTTGGAGCATCTAAAAGACTTTCATCCGTAAGATGGATAGTTGCTAAGAATATAGTATGGGCATGGGTATTTACAATTCCAGTAACAGCGCTTATTGGAGGAATAGTAACATTTTTAATTCATGCATTTTAA
- a CDS encoding DUF47 domain-containing protein, with the protein MARISPKEDKFYDMFIDTAHLIYEAAERLDDLLNNLDDVQNKVRQIEEIEHKGDKQAHDILEQLNRSFITPLDREDIYLIAKQMDDIIDNIEATAHRFVMFNVSTATKDSLILGKLIVSSCKELISLMEELKNARKSTKLSEKIIEINRLEDDGDQIFRRAVTTLFNGETPALDVFKWHEIYDFIEQTLDACEEVANTVEGVVMKHA; encoded by the coding sequence ATGGCTAGAATTAGTCCAAAGGAAGATAAGTTTTACGATATGTTTATTGACACAGCTCACCTAATATATGAGGCTGCAGAGAGATTAGACGACCTTTTAAATAATCTGGATGATGTACAAAATAAGGTTAGACAAATCGAAGAAATTGAACATAAAGGGGACAAACAAGCTCATGATATACTAGAACAGCTTAATAGAAGTTTTATAACACCCCTAGATAGAGAAGATATTTACTTAATTGCAAAACAAATGGATGATATTATTGACAATATCGAAGCAACTGCACATAGATTTGTAATGTTTAATGTATCTACTGCTACAAAGGATTCATTAATACTTGGAAAATTAATTGTTAGTTCCTGCAAAGAATTAATAAGCCTTATGGAAGAATTAAAGAATGCTAGAAAGAGCACTAAGTTATCAGAAAAAATAATTGAAATAAATAGGTTAGAAGATGATGGAGACCAAATCTTCAGAAGAGCAGTAACAACTTTATTCAATGGAGAAACTCCAGCTCTTGACGTATTTAAGTGGCATGAAATCTATGATTTTATAGAACAAACGCTAGATGCTTGTGAGGAAGTTGCCAATACAGTTGAAGGAGTTGTAATGAAACATGCTTAG
- a CDS encoding LiaI-LiaF-like domain-containing protein: MKKSNLFWGLLLIAIGIFTLIDKIFNIHWFTMNNLWPLFILIPGLIFEFSFFVTKRDPGVLVPGGILTTIGLLFLFETFTDWGFAAYTWPIYPLAVAIGLFQLYLFGRRQSGLLIPVFILGGVSIIAFLSMFLGNMFYWLNYGLLLPIALIIVGILLLFRTFS, from the coding sequence TTGAAAAAATCTAATCTCTTTTGGGGTTTACTATTAATTGCTATCGGTATTTTCACACTAATAGACAAAATTTTTAACATACATTGGTTTACTATGAATAACCTATGGCCGCTTTTCATTCTAATTCCTGGATTGATTTTTGAATTCAGTTTCTTTGTTACTAAAAGAGATCCAGGTGTCCTTGTACCAGGAGGTATTTTAACTACAATAGGCTTGCTATTTTTATTTGAAACTTTCACTGATTGGGGTTTTGCAGCATATACTTGGCCTATTTATCCTCTAGCTGTTGCAATAGGTTTATTTCAACTGTACCTTTTTGGAAGAAGACAATCTGGCTTACTAATACCTGTTTTCATATTAGGTGGAGTATCAATTATAGCTTTCTTATCTATGTTTTTAGGCAACATGTTCTATTGGTTAAATTACGGGCTATTATTACCTATAGCTTTAATAATTGTTGGTATACTACTTTTATTTAGAACCTTTTCCTAA
- a CDS encoding diacylglycerol/lipid kinase family protein, giving the protein MKHLFIINPTAGKGKNLSLIPEIEKILEVKKEEYFVEVTKGVGHATEIVKNYVKNDDYRVYSVGGDGTLNEVLNGIVGSNSTLAVIPSGTGNDFSRNIYEYSDVLTSLEQAINGKDVFLDLARVNDRYFINIASVGFDAEVAYNTANFKKLPFVGGSLAYIFGIIETVFKYKSVHLNITIDEKKLNIKSLLAAIANGKCYGGGILMTPDAILDDGVFDVCIIEEVNKLKILRLFPKAIKGQHASIKEVSFYRGRKVKISCDEEVSLNIDGEILRVREVEFEIIPKGIKVVMP; this is encoded by the coding sequence ATGAAACATCTTTTTATAATAAATCCTACTGCTGGAAAAGGGAAGAATTTAAGCTTGATTCCTGAAATAGAAAAAATACTTGAAGTTAAAAAAGAAGAATATTTTGTAGAAGTAACAAAAGGAGTTGGACATGCTACTGAAATAGTTAAAAATTATGTTAAGAACGATGATTATAGAGTATATTCTGTAGGTGGAGATGGAACTCTTAATGAAGTTTTAAACGGAATAGTGGGGAGCAATAGCACTCTTGCCGTAATCCCAAGTGGAACAGGAAATGATTTTTCAAGGAATATATATGAGTACAGCGATGTACTTACAAGTCTTGAACAAGCTATAAATGGAAAGGATGTTTTTTTAGATTTAGCAAGAGTAAATGATAGATATTTTATTAATATTGCGTCTGTAGGCTTTGATGCGGAAGTAGCATATAATACTGCTAATTTTAAGAAGCTTCCCTTTGTTGGAGGAAGTTTAGCTTATATTTTTGGAATAATAGAAACTGTATTTAAATATAAATCTGTACATTTAAATATTACCATTGATGAAAAAAAGCTAAATATTAAATCTCTTTTGGCTGCAATAGCAAATGGAAAGTGTTATGGTGGTGGTATTTTAATGACACCAGATGCTATATTGGATGATGGAGTATTTGATGTATGCATAATAGAAGAGGTAAATAAATTAAAGATATTAAGACTATTCCCGAAAGCCATAAAAGGGCAGCATGCCTCAATTAAGGAGGTGTCTTTTTATAGAGGCAGAAAGGTGAAAATTAGCTGTGATGAAGAAGTATCGCTTAATATAGATGGTGAAATTCTAAGAGTTAGGGAAGTGGAATTTGAAATAATACCTAAGGGTATAAAAGTAGTTATGCCTTAA
- a CDS encoding fructose-1,6-bisphosphatase codes for MNILDNGLKKNLEKDLRYLRLLSNQYPTIHSACTEIINLQAIMNLPKGTEHFLTDIHGEYEPFNHVLKNASGVIKRKIGDIFGTTLSQKEIKSLATLIYYPEQKLDLILKDETNLEDWYRITLYRLIEICRHVSAKYTRSKVRKALPPDFAYIIEELLHEYPNRRDKEEYYREIIKTIIKIDRANEFIIALSKLIQRLVVDRLHIIGDIFDRGPGANIVLDTLMNYHSVDIQWGNHDILWMGAAAGSEVCMATVLRISARYANLDTIEDGYGINMLPLATFAIEFYKNDPCESFKPKPDNIELTDKENMLIAQMHKAIAIIQFKLEGEIIKRRPQFNMNDRLLLEKINYKDGTIDIYGKTYALNDTNFPTIDPKDPYKLTKEERDLVDKLKSSFLNSDKLQKHVRFLFAKGSIYLRYNSNLLYHGCIPLDDDGGFSRINCNGKEYSGKTFLDRMEMLAREGYFYKEDPKAKLYGMDIMWYLWTGPNSPLFGKNRMTTFERYFINDVESHNETKNPYYKFRDDEKTCNKILEEFGLSSDISHIVNGHVPVKSKKGESPIKANGKLLVIDGGFSRAYQGQTGIAGYTLIYNSYGLLLVSHEPFESTQKAIEEETDILSTTVVLEQVVERKRVGDTDIGEELKSQIKDLEALLAAYRKGLIKEQR; via the coding sequence ATGAACATTTTAGATAATGGACTTAAAAAAAATCTAGAAAAGGATTTACGTTATTTGAGACTACTATCAAATCAATACCCAACTATACATTCAGCTTGTACTGAAATCATTAATTTACAAGCTATAATGAATTTACCTAAAGGAACAGAACATTTTTTAACAGATATACATGGAGAATATGAACCATTTAACCATGTATTAAAGAATGCTTCCGGGGTTATTAAACGTAAGATAGGAGATATTTTTGGAACCACTTTAAGTCAAAAGGAAATTAAGAGTCTTGCTACTTTGATATATTACCCTGAACAAAAATTAGACCTAATATTAAAAGATGAGACTAACTTAGAGGATTGGTATAGGATTACACTATATAGATTAATTGAAATATGCAGACATGTTTCAGCTAAATATACTAGATCTAAGGTTAGAAAGGCACTTCCTCCAGATTTTGCATATATCATTGAAGAGCTGCTCCATGAGTATCCAAATAGGAGAGATAAAGAGGAATATTATAGAGAGATAATAAAAACAATTATTAAAATTGATAGGGCAAATGAATTTATAATTGCACTGTCAAAGCTTATACAGAGACTTGTTGTTGACAGACTGCATATAATTGGAGATATATTTGACAGAGGTCCTGGAGCAAATATTGTGCTCGATACACTTATGAATTATCATTCTGTAGACATACAATGGGGAAATCATGATATTTTATGGATGGGAGCTGCTGCTGGGTCAGAAGTATGTATGGCAACAGTACTTCGTATTTCTGCTAGATACGCTAACTTAGATACCATAGAAGATGGGTATGGTATTAATATGCTACCGTTAGCTACCTTTGCAATTGAGTTTTATAAGAATGACCCTTGTGAAAGCTTTAAACCAAAGCCAGACAATATTGAATTAACTGATAAGGAAAACATGCTTATTGCGCAAATGCATAAGGCAATAGCTATAATACAATTTAAGCTTGAAGGGGAAATAATTAAAAGAAGACCTCAGTTTAATATGAATGATAGACTGTTATTAGAAAAAATAAATTATAAAGATGGAACTATAGATATATATGGAAAGACTTATGCTTTAAATGATACTAATTTTCCAACTATAGATCCCAAAGACCCATATAAGCTTACGAAAGAAGAAAGAGACCTTGTTGATAAATTAAAGTCTTCCTTCTTAAATAGCGATAAGCTGCAAAAACATGTTAGGTTTTTATTTGCAAAGGGCAGTATATATTTAAGATATAATTCTAATTTGCTTTATCACGGCTGCATTCCTCTAGATGATGATGGCGGTTTTAGCAGGATTAATTGTAATGGTAAAGAGTACAGTGGAAAGACCTTCTTAGATAGAATGGAGATGTTAGCAAGAGAAGGGTACTTTTACAAGGAAGATCCAAAAGCAAAACTTTATGGTATGGATATAATGTGGTACTTATGGACAGGGCCAAATTCACCACTGTTTGGTAAAAATAGAATGACCACCTTTGAAAGATACTTTATAAATGATGTTGAAAGTCATAACGAGACGAAAAATCCTTATTACAAATTTAGAGATGATGAAAAAACCTGTAATAAGATACTAGAAGAGTTTGGATTAAGCTCTGATATTTCACATATAGTAAACGGACACGTACCAGTTAAAAGTAAGAAGGGTGAAAGCCCTATTAAGGCTAATGGAAAGCTGCTAGTTATAGATGGAGGTTTTTCAAGGGCTTATCAAGGTCAAACTGGTATAGCTGGATATACTTTAATATATAACTCCTATGGATTATTATTAGTTTCTCATGAACCATTTGAGTCAACTCAGAAGGCTATTGAAGAGGAAACAGATATACTATCTACTACAGTGGTTTTAGAACAGGTGGTTGAAAGAAAAAGAGTAGGAGATACTGATATAGGAGAAGAGCTTAAGAGTCAAATAAAGGATTTAGAAGCATTACTAGCTGCTTATAGAAAAGGTCTTATCAAAGAGCAAAGATAG